tacaaaataataattgaaagatataattgaattacaataattattatattattatattgaaaagtaagaataacatttattttaatacaaaatttatttattaaaacgatactcattttaaattttaaaaagaagagAACATGTTAGAAAATtgtgtattaaatatttttaaaatttaaaccaaaatttctttttaattttttaatacagTTGGTTCAAACAAGCTCTTCCAAGACTAATCATTGTAAGATTATACTCCTTCAATGAAAAAAAATTGCACgattatacaaaatattattCCTTATCACTATTTTAAaccaataaaatatttttaatctttATCTTAATTATAAACAAAGTAATCATTTTTACCTTATTTAATACTATTATTTCCCTTTAATATActctttatttgattaaaaaaaagtttaataattattattattattattattattatttttttgaaaaataatgaaaagaatatttgtcctatgtttttcataaaactcaaaaaattaattatgtttaattatattcttaattaatgtaaaaatatttattttcatttataataataacaacaaaaagtacttatttttatttaaatatacaatctcaaaaattaaatcaaaaatattaaaaactaataatatcattaaatttatcaataattgatAATAAAATCTTCTCTTATCAATGAAGATCAACTTATATTTTCCATAACAATACTAACAGTTTAACTCTTTTCTTCTTATGTTACATAAACTGAAAAAAAATCTatacaatgttttaaaaatatgaCAAGAAAATGTCTTGTATTTATAGATAGAGGTagtaaagtaaaataaataaataaaaattggtcAAGTAGCCTAGAACAAGTAGAAATCACGTATTCGAGCTCGCGACTATGTACTGATATCAAATCTGCACATTTCTGTCCAATTATCAATCAAATTACTCTCTATTGTGTAATGAAAATTACTCTCTATTGTATAATGagtaatttatttgaaataaaatagtattttaaaatagatgatctatttcaatttttaatatattttttaaatcatgTCTAAGActtttatacaattttttaatCTCTGTAAAATAGTTGGTTAAATTTTATTGTGAAAAGTAGAGTTGTCAAAATGAGTTAGCCTACCAGGCCCGAAAAATTACAGAGTTTGGGCCTTAAAATTAAAGCCCATATTTTAAGGATTTTTTTAGTCTAGCCTTGAAAAGCCTGCTACCCATTAGAACTAGCCTATATGGGCAGTAGGTAGCCCATTAGCCCCgcataattatatgttttaaaaatatatatttatatttatattgtctTACTCCAAAATATCACATTGATTTTTTTCATCTCACTAAATcttatctctattctattcaatctttctcttttaaatattatacattaatataagggttaagtatgtttttggttcctatatatatatatctcaaaTTTCATATTTAGTCCctgttaaaaaaatgacatattttaatccttataaaaaatttatgcatGCATTTTTAGTccttgttattttttaaaattttgaaaactatttaattatctttaaatttttaaattttttaataatatttttcatatgtgtgtttagaatactataaaatatttttgtaccaaattatagaaatttttaaaatgggaagaattaaatatgaattttttaaattttaaaagatagtgataaaagtaatgtaaatcttaacttagaaatcaaattttcagtttatttttttcgggaaactttttataacgttcttaaatgtctgtaaaataatcattcaaaaaaatACATCGGTTTAATATAgtgactaaaactacgtgcataataattttgtgggaccaaaatatatcatttttttaatagagaccaaaaataaaatttgattattttatagggaccaaaaacatacttaacccttaaTATAGTCAACAttctttcatcgtattatattagtttttctcttatgttaaatattcaagtattatttatacaatatagtcatatattgtatttagaaatacattataatatttataagataTAATAAGttcttaaaaatgtattatgtttaaaataaatatttagagtttttattttatttctttaataataAAGCTCATTCAGGTCGGGTAGTCTAGAGTCCTTACAGGGTCGAGCTCGGGTAATAATTCTCGAGCCCATTTTATACAGGATCTTTTTAGCCCAACCCTAAAAAGTCCAAGATTCGCCAGAGCCCACCTATTTAGGACCGAATAATCCATTTTAACATATCGGATAGGAATGAGGGAATAGTTTAATTTAACCATTCATAATTTTTTAGGGTCTTGCTAACCGGTACCCTTAGAGCAATGGTTAagcatttaaaaaaaagaaaatattttataaaaaatttaatattttaatttttgagacaTTAAATACACAGATCATCCGGATAAATTTACAATTTTTAAAGTCTTAACTATTGCCCCGACCCCACTGGTTggtattttccaattttttattaaaaaaagaaagatattAAAGAGTGAGTCAGCTCATCTGAAAAGAATTACGgaaaagaaaggagaaaaaggTGAAGAACAGAAGAAAGAATGAAAATCTGTGATCCTCGTggataccaacaacaacaacaaaaacaaaatcctCTCCGCAACATTTTCTCCTCCAACGACGTCGTTTAACTCCTCCTCTTGAATGAATGGGCAACTGTGGCACCAGAGAAGAATCCGCCGTTGTTTCCAATGCTCAAGGTTCATTTTCACTCTCTCTTTCATTCAGATCTACTCTTCTCCTTCCCCATCATCATCaatctcaaattcaaattcaaattcattttaatttcaacTAACTCGTAACCAACTCGTAACTAACTTGCATTATTTTCTGTTACAGTTCAGCAGCTACATCCTGCTGCCGGAGCTAGAAACCAAACCACCGGCGCCGGCGGCTCCATTGAACGGAAAAACTCCAGTCTCCGACATCATCTAACCGATTCCGCTTCGGATCTGAGCGAGTCGTGTTCAACGCCTCGCTGGAACAacgctaataataataatacacttCTTTATACTCACGTTATAGCTTTCACGCTCTACGAGCTTGAAACCATAACAAAAAGCTTTCGCGCTGATTATATTTTGGGGGAAGGAGGGTTTGGTACTGTTTATAAAGGCTACATTGATGAGAATGTTAGGGTTGGACTTAAGTCTCTTCCGGTTGCGGTTAAGGTGTTGAATAAAGAAGGACTTCAAGGTCATCGAGAGTGGCTCGTAAGTTTCTAATTTTGTTTTGGTGTTTTTAGCTTTTTAATTTGTTCTGAATTTGtacaattttgttgatttttggttTGTTTGGTGTAGACGGAGGTGAATTTTCTTGGACAGCTTAGGCATCCTAATCTTGTGAAGTTGATTGGTTACTGCTGTGAGGATGATCATAGGCTGCTTGTTTATGAATTCATGTTTCGAGGAAGTCTCGAGAATCATCTATTCCGAAGTATGCTTGATTTTCTTTTGTTTCCTTTGGTAATTTCTTAGATTTTGTTAGGAATTGAATGGGATGGGTTTGGATCTGAGTGAGGAGGATTTCTTAGCAGTGTTGTCAAATAGCAGCTATAATGTTAGAACGTAACAGAATTTTAACCGACCATTTTTTTTCTGCGGTAAACAATTCGATTAATGGCTATAGTACTGCAGCATAGCAGAGTTTGAACAAGTACTATTTTCTAGAGTCTGCGATTGAGAATATTGCATCTTAAGTGTTTGACTTTGGATAAGAGTAATGTGTTATTGAATGACCGATTCAATTGAAATGTATTGTCAATGGTGTTGTTTCATGAGTGTTTTAGTTCTTCATGTTAAATTTTAAGGTAATATTTTATGAGTTAATTGACTTTTGGTTGCACTTGTTCTGTGTTGGTCAAACATTCTTTGAATAACAGGAATGCTTCTGAAGTTTCTAATTAAAATGTTGAAATTTGTGTGATTTCTTTCTAATCTAGAGATGATTACTGTTGTTGTATTAGTTATGAAACTAAGTTTTTCTAGATTCTTGCTGTGTtttttcaaatttcaactcattgaTATGAATTTTCCTGAGGTTTCCAGAGGCAACTGTTCCTTTAACATGGGCTACAAGAATGATGATTGCTCTTGGTGCTGCCAAAGGGCTTGCCTTTCTCCATAATGCTGAAAGGCCAGTAATCTATCGTGACTTCAAGACGTCTAATATATTATTGGACTCTGTAAGTGTCTGGTATTTTTTAAGTTTATGGCTGTTTAATAAAGATTTGTTATCTTATTTTACTCACTATGTGTTGCCTTTGACTCTACAGGACTATACAGccaaactttctgattttgggtTAGCTAAAGCAGGGCCTCAAGGTGATGAAACCCATGTATCCACCCGAGTCATGGGTACATATGGTTATGCTGCCCCTGAATATGTAATGACAGGTATGACCTCAATGCTCCTAACATGCTCGTTTGtaaataaatgggaaatgttgcTCGAAAATTTTGACACCATAAAGTTGGTCTTATTCATCATATGTTGTGATTTGAGATTGCGGCTAATACATCTTTGATAAttaataatgaattaatttaaattttatgcaTCTGGCTGACAGTACATAGACAATAATACAATTGATTGTATTTCTAGTATCAAGGTTTTTATCTCTTTCCAGATCAATCCCATTCTTGCCCTTAGTCTTGAATTATTTTTGTTAACATGATTGAAAGAATTCTTAAAACAAtatatgctttatttttaaatttaatttgcaAATTATTTTCCTGTTCTTTGTGTCCTTTCCTTGTGCATGTTCTGTAATAAACAAAGTTTTTTTCATTGTACTATCGCATACTCTCTCCGGAACGAAATATAAGTAAACGTGGTTTGTGAAAAGTTGACATATCTGGTTAAACATTAAGACCACATCAATTTTTCAGATGTACTTTTTTGCCTATATTTCATTCCAGTGTGAGTAGTTCATAGCACAAATCAGTTATTTGCTTAGATGTACCTATTGAGCATGCCAGTTAATATGGGGCTTTGTGTGCATGTGCTCTTGTCATGGTGCATATGTTTGAGCATGAATGGATGCACATCTAAACTTGGCATATGTGAAATTGGTCAGGCCACCTAACAGCTAGGAGTGATGTATATAGCTTCGGGGTTGTTCTTTTGGAGCTTTTAACTGGAAGGAAGTCCGTTGACAAGACCAGACCAGGGAAGGAACAAAGCTTGGTAGATTGGGCACGCCCAAAGCTCAATGACAAGAGAAAGCTCCTGCAAATAATTGATCCTAGATTGGAGAATCAGTATTCAGTTCGGGCGGCACAGAAAGCGTGTAGCCTAGCTTACTACTGCTTGAGTCAAAATCCCAAAGCAAGACCACTAATGAGCGATGTAGTCGAGACATTGGAACCCTTACAAAGTTCTACTGTTGGTGCAGACGAAGTCTCATTATCAGGATCGAATAGTGGGAGTGGCGGTCCTTTTGCCATGAACAAAATCTCCGATTACCGAATGCGTCACAAGTTTTCAAATAACGTTGGCCCAGGTGCTACTTGTCGGTCTCCAAACCCAAACTGCTCACCAGGTCCTGCTGCAGCTTTACGGGTCAGATGATAGTTTCATCCTACAAATCTGTCTGGTGTGCTACTTGTCAAGTAATAGTATTTGCTGTTAAAAATGTGGGTTCACTTCACCCTTGTATTTGTTGCTTTGTAAATGATATATTATGGCGACAAGAAGCCCTGGTGGATGATTTTTGTATCATTGTTTGATATTCTGTTCATTTCGATGGGAGTTATTGTTTGCCGAAATTTCTTTGTAGTTGTAATCATGGTGGCATCAGAACAAATATTCATGGTTCTTCACAACAGAGGTTTGGTTTTTGATTGTTAGGTAAACTGGGTGTGCAAGAGAGTCTTGTCATGTTTTAACAATTTCATAGTTTCTTTTTTCAAGTGATCTATTGGTTTTTCAAAAATTGAAGGATCATTTTTATGCTTTGTACATTGAatatcaaataattaatttttttttaataaacactGAATATCAACATCATATAATGTGGTCCAGAACAAAATGATAACGGTTTGTAGCAGTTTTAATGCTCGTGATTAATAGAGTTAGAAATTGAATAGTACAATCCTAAATAGATTTCGTCGTTTAACTAATCTACTTTAACTAACAGTGTCAGattctattattattaacatCAATAAATGGTGTACTGTGGATCACTTTAATAATTAGTTTATGGTGGACCAATGGGTGAAATTGATACTCTGTTTaatcacaaaaaaagaaaaataccaGCCACACACTTTTTAACACTATTTATTTATTGATGAGACCCCATAtattagttataataataataattaaagtacTTGTTTCTTAAAAAGTTGGTTCTTAACATTATTATTTATTCCACTGGAAAATTAACAACCGTCAATGTTTAAAGTAAAACCTCATTATTATCCATGTTTCATGGGGGAGTGAAGTGAATGACCTGATAGATGTGATTTCCATTCAACAAAGACAAACGAAAATTAGTTAAATTCTGAAGCATTCATATTCATTCccactttttatttttcttttttccttagTTTCAATAGATACCAATCAGATCAATGTCTCCCTCTTTCTAGTGGAGTGTTGAAATCTAAATgcattcaaataaaaatcatatctatattaaaaaaataaaatatagaaaaaaagcCAGATATTATTAAATGTTTTTTAGTAAGAAAGTATGAAAGCAAGAAAGTCAAGAATTAAATCTCAATCATTCATTACTACCACTACCCCATGATTCTTATTAAAAaagttattaaatttaaaataaatttaaaattatcctCTAAAATAATGATAAGTATACATTCTTGTCTTTCTTGCTCAAATGGTTCTTACTATATAGCATTACTCAAAAAAAATTACACACAcatctaattaaaatattttaaaatgtcaagtcataaaaatattttaaaatttacagtgTGACTTGACGCTTTACAGGGTCATTATTGGTtggatattaaaataatttattaatttattattcaataatacttattttttaatcttatttattaatttaatttatactatttatttttattatctcaTTTGTTTCaactttgaaattttaaaatattttatcaagcctattatttattaatatttttataatattaattaaa
The Vicia villosa cultivar HV-30 ecotype Madison, WI linkage group LG6, Vvil1.0, whole genome shotgun sequence genome window above contains:
- the LOC131609512 gene encoding probable serine/threonine-protein kinase PBL8, which encodes MGNCGTREESAVVSNAQVQQLHPAAGARNQTTGAGGSIERKNSSLRHHLTDSASDLSESCSTPRWNNANNNNTLLYTHVIAFTLYELETITKSFRADYILGEGGFGTVYKGYIDENVRVGLKSLPVAVKVLNKEGLQGHREWLTEVNFLGQLRHPNLVKLIGYCCEDDHRLLVYEFMFRGSLENHLFRKATVPLTWATRMMIALGAAKGLAFLHNAERPVIYRDFKTSNILLDSDYTAKLSDFGLAKAGPQGDETHVSTRVMGTYGYAAPEYVMTGHLTARSDVYSFGVVLLELLTGRKSVDKTRPGKEQSLVDWARPKLNDKRKLLQIIDPRLENQYSVRAAQKACSLAYYCLSQNPKARPLMSDVVETLEPLQSSTVGADEVSLSGSNSGSGGPFAMNKISDYRMRHKFSNNVGPGATCRSPNPNCSPGPAAALRVR